TTCTGTTTGATAACGTTTAACACCATCCTTATCTTCCCATTGGCGTGTTTGAATTCGCCCTTCTATATAAACCTGACTTCCTTTTTTTAGGTATTCCCCTACGGTTTCTGCAAGTTTACGCCAGGTGACAACACGATGCCATTCCGTATGATCAGTCCAGTTATTATCTTTATCAGGCCTTCTTTCGGTGGTTGCAACATTAAATGTCGCAACTGCATGACCATTTTGGGTATACTTGAGTTCAGGATCTCCACCTAGATTACCAATCAAAATAACTTTGTTAACGCCTCGTGACATGATTCCCCTCCTTAATGTTAGGGTTAAAAGTTTTAATTATTTTTTATTGTATGAAAAATATATTATACTGTCAAGAAAAATCTCATTATTGTAATATTTTCTCATCCTTTGATTACACCCATTGGCTTTAATTTAGCTACTTTCCTGGCAATACCCGCACCATGAACCGCATCCACGACATCGGTGACATCTTTATAAGCCTCAGGAATTTCTTCAACCAATGTAGCCCTACTCGAAGCCATAGCTGTTACACCCATTTCTGCCAATTCTTTATAGATGTTCCTACCTTTTGCGCTTTTCATTGCTTTT
This candidate division KSB1 bacterium DNA region includes the following protein-coding sequences:
- a CDS encoding single-stranded DNA-binding protein encodes the protein MMSRGVNKVILIGNLGGDPELKYTQNGHAVATFNVATTERRPDKDNNWTDHTEWHRVVTWRKLAETVGEYLKKGSQVYIEGRIQTRQWEDKDGVKRYQTEIVAQNLQMLGRRSDDDAPAAADNFPVEPEPDQESGGDESSDLPF